In one Oryza glaberrima chromosome 2, OglaRS2, whole genome shotgun sequence genomic region, the following are encoded:
- the LOC127762457 gene encoding bifunctional nitrilase/nitrile hydratase NIT4: MAMVPSGSGGGPPVIAEVEMNGGADSGAATVRATVVQASTVFYDTPATLDKAERLIEEAAGYGSQLVVFPEAFVGGYPRGSTFGFGANISIGNPKDKGKEEFRKYHAAAIEVPGPEVTRLAAMAGKYKVFLVMGVIEREGYTLYCSVLFFDPLGRYLGKHRKLMPTALERIIWGFGDGSTIPVYDTPLGKIGALICWENKMPLLRTALYGKGIEIYCAPTADSRQVWQASMTHIALEGGCFVLSANQFCRRKDYPPPPEYVFSGLGEEPSPDTVVCPGGSVIISPSGEVLAGPNYEGEALITADLDLGEIVRAKFDFDVVGHYARPEVLSLVVNDQPHLPVSFTSAAEKTTAAKSDSTAKPY; this comes from the exons ATGGCTATGGTCCCCTCGGGCTCGGGCGGTGGGCCGCCGGTGATTGCGGAGGTGGAGATGAACGGCGGCGCCGACTCGGGCGCCGCCACGGTCAGGGCCACCGTCGTGCAGGCCTCCACCGTGTTCTACGACACCCCGGCCACTCTAG ATAAAGCAGAGAGGTTGATAGAGGAGGCTGCTGGGTATGGTTCACAGTTGGTTGTGTTCCCAGAAGCTTTTGTTGGCGGCTATCCTCGTGGATCCACATTTGGCTTTGGGGCCAACATAAGCATTGGTAATCCAAAAGACAAGGGGAAGGAAGAATTCCGGAAGTATCATGCGGCGGCAATAGAAGTGCCTG GCCCAGAGGTGACACGCTTGGCTGCTATGGCtggaaaatataaagtatttttaGTGATGGGAGTGATTGAAAGGGAAGGTTACACTCTGTATTGCTCGGTGCTCTTCTTTGATCCTCTAGGACGGTACCTAGGTAAGCACCGAAAGCTCATGCCAACAGCATTAGAACGAATAATATGGGGATTTGGAGATGGATCAACAATTCCTGTTTATGATACTCCACTTGGAAAGATCGGAGCCCTAATTTGCTGGGAAAATAAAATGCCACTGTTGCGGACAGCACTTTATGGTAAAG GTATTGAGATATATTGTGCTCCAACTGCTGATTCCAGACAAGTTTGGCAAGCCTCCATGACTCATATTGCCTTAGAGGGGGGATGCTTTGTCCTGTCAGCAAATCAATTCTGCCGTAGAAAGGACTATCCTCCACCACCGGAGTATGTATTTTCTGGTTTAGGTGAAGAGCCTTCTCCAGACACTGTTGTCTGCCCTGGAGGTAGCGTCATCATTTCACCATCCGGAGAAGTCTTGGCAGGTCCCAACTACGAAGGGGAGGCGCTGATTACAGCTGATCTAG ACCTTGGAGAAATCGTGCGAGCCAAGTTTGATTTTGATGTGGTGGGCCACTATGCTCGACCTGAGGTCTTGAGCTTGGTAGTGAATGACCAACCGCACCTCCCTGTGTCTTTCACTTCTGCCGCTGAGAAGACGACAGCCGCAAAAAGTGACAGCACTGCAAAGCCCTACTAA